ATGTCTGCGCACGCTTTAGAAACACTGGAAAGACAGATCAACGAGCTCATCCTGCACTGCCAGCAACTGACGCAGGAAAACCAGGCGTTGCATCGCCACATTGCCGAGCTGCGTGAAGAGCGTAATCAACGCTTACAGATTACTGGTAAAACTGACCAGAAGATTGAAGCGATGATCAGCCGTCTTAAAACACTGGAGCAGCAGGCATGAGTAACGCCCCCCGCAATATATCCGTTTCGCTGATGGGTAAAGATTACGTCGTTGCCTGCCCCCCTGAAGCAGAGCCTGAGCTACTTAAAGCAGCGGCGTATTTAGATCAGAAAATGCTAGAGATCAAAGCCAGCGGCCGAATCATAGGAACAGAGAAAGTTGCTGTAATGGCAGCGCTGAACATCGCTTATGAACTACATAATAAGCAAACATCTGAACAACAGACAATTTCGGGACGCCTGGGAGAACTGAGCAAGTTAATTGAAGCGACCCTACCCAGCGCTAAATAGCCGATGCAAAAAAGCAGCCTCAGTAGACTATCGGGCTGACCTTATCGCTGATTATGCTTGAAAAATTTTCATCAATTATAATTAATCATTACTTTTCAAGTGGTTAATTATCTTCCTCAATTTATCAAATAGCACAGTTAAGTTTTAATTCAAGGCTGACTTTCGATTTTTGACCAGTATAATGGCAACAGCTCCCTGAGGTTATTGGTAGTCTGGTTAGTCCCTTGAGCCGATAATCACACTTTTGGAAGTTTCCTGGTTTAATGATGTGCATGTCCGCCAGACGGAAAGCCTAATTTACTCCGGAGGCTACCACCTTGAACCTTCGGGTTCAGGGCCGATATCAGCGCCGCAACCTTGGGGAGTCTTTTATCTTTTCTTCTATGTCCTTCCTATGACTCAAGCTACCGATTTTAAAAAAAATCTGCGCCGTCAAATGCGCAAAGCCCGCCGTTCTCTTAAGCCGGTACAGCAACGTCAGCATGCACGAGGCTTACTCGCAACTATACGCCGACTCACTCAGTTCCGTCGTAGTCAGAATATTGCTCTGTATCTGCCAAGCGATGGCGAGATTAGTCCAGAAGAGGTCATCCACTACTGCCGAAAATTTGGCAAGCAGTGTTATCTGCCGGTACTTCATCCTGTCCGCCATAACCGTCTCTGGTTTATTGCGTATAACAAAGAGACCGTTCTGGTTAATAATATTTATGGCATTAAAGAACCCCCGCTGATCAAAGCACCACGACGTCCGGCCTGGGCACTGGACCTGGTTCTGTTACCACTGGTGGCGTTTGATGAAGAGGGCGGACGACTGGGGATGGGCGGCGGCTACTACGACCGGACCTTTGCATTTAAGCAGAGCTGGCGTAAAGAGAGAGGCACCCGTCTGATCGGGCTGGCACATGATTTACAAAAAGCAGACCGGTTAAAAACCGAGAGTTGGGACATTCCTCTTGAAGGTGTCGCAACCGAAAAGAGCTTCTACAACGCGCGTCGGTAACCAGGCCTTCAAGTAAAGACTTAACCTTTAAAAACATCCCCTACGAGAGATACGAATTCAATATCCGCATTGCTTACACCGGTAAAGACAGTGCCCAGTACAAATACGGCGATCAGAACAACAACTAGATCCGGTCCTTTTTTCATTTTCTCTGCTCAAATACTACGGGTTAATTAGGTTACTAAAAAGCGCCGACAAGTCTTCCATAACGCAAAAAATTTGCAAGCATTTTCCGCAACTTATAAGCACTTTATCGACAAATACGTTAAAACTTTAACAAAAGACCGTGATTTCCCATAAAAAGTTCCCCTTAATCGGAAAAAACTTACAAAAAAGCAGGGAAAAACGCCAAAACAAACGGCATCGTCGCCATGGAGATCAGAATTTGACCCGTAATAATTGCGGCCATTAGTTGAGCGTCTCCGCCTAACTGCCGTGCCAGCACATAGGCTGTCGATGCCGTAGGTAACGCACTAAACATCAACAACACTTGCGCGACCAACAGCGACTCAACAAATAGCCCACAAATCAGCAGCATCAAACAGGGAAACAGTAGCAGTTTGACCGCGCTGCTATAGATCACGGAGCCACCCGTTTTTCGTAATGCAGAAAGGTTTAGTCCTGCACCCACCGCCAACAAGCCCAGCGGCAATGCAACACCGCTCAACAACCCGGCAACCGACGCCAGCGCCCAGGGGAGCCCTACTCCCGAGATATTCAGAGAGATCCCCACCACACAGGCGATAATCAGAGGATTTTTGACTAAAGCCAATAGCACACTCAGCAATCCGGCTTCTTTGCGGGTATAGAAGCTAAACACCAGTACACAAAGCAGGTTTAGCAGAGGCACCATAACGGCCATCACTACCGCAGCAACCGCTAACCCTTCATCACCAAACAACGCAGCGCTCGCCGCCAGGCCGACATAGGTGTTAAAACGCATGCCTCCCTGATACACCGAGGTAAAGCTGCTATTCTCTAACGGTTTTATCCACTGCACCGCCACTAACAGGCTGGTCCCTGCCGCCAATAACAGAATCACTGCTAGCGCAACTTCGCCAATCGGCACGGCACCGACATCAGCAAGGCTCAATTTGTAGATAAGCAACACTGGAAATAATAAAAAATAGATCAGCTTTTCTGCCGGCTCCCAGAACCCGTCGCCGGGAAACCCGCCACGTCGAATAGCATGCCCAACACAAACAAGGGCAAAAATCGGCCACAATGCCGTGAGAATCTCATTCATCTATGTGTATAATCCTATTTAGCTGGCATCAACGGGGACAGTGATACCAGCACGGACATTCTATAGAGGAGCAGGCAATAATGACATCTCTCGTACTCACAGTGATCGCCCCGGATAAGCCCGGTCTGGTTGAACAGCTGTCCCAAACAATCGCGACCCACGGAGGCAACTGGCTGGAAAGCAACATGTCGCGTCTGGCCGGTAAGTTTGCCGGTATACTCATTGTCTCTGTCGCAACAGAACAATCTGAATCACTGCAAAATGCTTTGCAGGCACTTGAATCTCAGGGCCTTAAAGTTACTGTAGAAAGCAGCCAGGAACAGGCAGCTGGGGCTCAGGGTAGCAGTATTTCGCTGGAACTGATCGGCCACGATAAGCCTGGCATTGTGCGGGATATTTCGCATGCATTGAGTCGTTTCAACATCAATGTGGAGCGACTATCCACGGAACTGGTCAGCGGATCGATGTCCGCCGAAGAACTGTTCAAGGCCGAAGCGGATCTGACCGTACCAGCCAATGTTGACCTGGATGATCTGCAGCAATCACTGGAAGACATCGCTAGCGATCTGATGGTTGATATTACCCTCAACTAACAGCCACTACGCAAGAAAAAATGAATCAAAAAAAACCCGCAGTTTGCGGGTTTTTTTATATCCGGCCATTTAACGAATAGCCGTAACTGTTAGCCTTTTAGCTACGTGCTGACAACATGCGTTCAGCACGGTCACAGGCTTTGCGTACCTGATTTGGCGCCGTACCACCGATATGGTCTCGGGCACTAACAGAGCCATCCAGGGTCAGGACATCAAACACGTCCGCAGTAATCTGATCGGAGAACTGTTGTAGCTCTTCCAGCGTCATCTCACCCAGATCTTTATTCTGCTCGATACCATAAGCCACCGCTTTACCTACGATCTCATGGGCGTCACGGAATGGAATCCCTTTACGTACGACGTAGTCAGCCAGGTCAGTTGCAGTCGAAAAGCCACGCAGTGCTGCTTCACGCATGTTCTCACGCTTAGCTTCAATCGCCGGCACCATGTCAGCAAACGCACGCAGGCAACCTTTAATCGTATCGATCGCATCAAAAAGCGGCTCTTTATCTTCCTGGTTATCCTTGTTGTAAGCCAGTGGCTGAGACTTCATCAGCGTCAGCAATGACATCAGATGACCATAGACCCGACCACTCTTGCCCCGCACCAGTTCAGGCACATCCGGATTCTTCTTCTGCGGCATAATAGAAGAGCCGGTACAGAAACGATCTGGCAGGTTGATAAAGTTGAATTGCGCTGAAGCCCACATGACTAGCTCTTCCGAGTAACGAGTCATATGCATCATCATAATGCTGGACGCGGCACAAAACTCAATCGCAAAATCACGGTCCGATACAGAATCCAGTGAATTTTCAGTCGGCGCAGTAAAGCCCAGTAACTCGGTGGTCATTTGACGGTCAATTGGATAAGTTGTTCCTGCTAATGCAGCAGCACCTAGCGGCAAAATATTAACCCGCTTACGGCAATCAGCAAAACGCTCATAGTCGCGACTCAACATCTCAAACCAGGCCATCAAATGATGACCAAAAGTAACCGGTTGTGCCGTTTGCAGGTGAGTAAAGCCCGGCATCACGGTATCCGCTTCCTGACGAGCCAGGCCAATGATTCCCTGTTGCAGCCGGATAATCTCAGCCAGAACATGGTCAACCTCTTCACGTACATAAAGACGAATATCAGTCGCCACCTGATCATTACGTGAACGACCTGTATGCAGTTTTTTACCCGTAACACCAATTTTTTTAGTCAGGGCTGCCTCGATATTCATATGAACATCTTCCAGCTCAATCGACCATTCAAAGTTGCCACTTTCAATATCGGACTGAATTTCACTCAGTCCCTGCAGAATATCTGCGCACTCAGCTTCAGTCAGAACGCCGACTTTAGTCAGCATCTTCGCATGAGCAACTGAGCCCTCAATGTCCTGCTTATACATCCGCTGATCAAACTGAACTGATGCCGTAAAACGTGCAACAAAGGCATCTGTAGGCTCATTAAAACGGCCGCCCCATTGCTGGTTGGTTTGTTCTTCACTCATGCTGAAACCTCAAATCTTTCATCCGCACACTTGGCTGCCGGATCTTGTCCTGAATCAATGGCGGGCATTATACAGTAACCCACCCCCCTACCGCATGTCTGATCAGCTGCTCACTGGCTACTTATCTGTTAAAATCGATAATTATTTTGCATAGCTGACCGGGCAACCGCCCTCCAGGATCCCGTATGACCGATAAAGTAGTCCGTATTGCCACCCGTGAAAGTCCTCTTGCCCTCTGGCAGGCTGAGTATGTTAAAGCTGAGTTAGAAAAGTTTCATCCCGGCATAAAAGTCGAACTGTTGGGCATGACCACCAAAGGTGACGTACTGCTGGACTCGCCACTTTCAAAGATTGGCGGCAAGGGGTTATTTGTAAAAGAACTGGAAGTTGCGATGCTGGCAAATGAAGCCGATATCGCCGTACATTCAATGAAAGATGTACCGATGGAGTTTCCAGAAGGACTCGGACTGGCCGTTATCTGCCCACGGGAAAAACCTACCGATGCCTTTGTTTCCAACAATTACAAAGTGTTGGATGATCTCCCCCAGGGAGCTGTCGTCGGGACATCCTCTCTGCGCCGGGAAGCACAGATACGGGCAAAGCGTCCCGATCTCCAGATCAAGACCCTGCGCGGCAACGTCAATACCCGGTTGCGTAAACTGGATGAGGGTCAGTACGACGCGATCATTCTCGCGACCGCTGGCCTTATGCGCCTTAAAATGCATGATCGCATCGCCAGCGAAATCACTCCGGAAGAAAGCCTGCCCGCCGGTGGACAGGGTGCTGTCGGTATCGAATGCCGCCTGAATGACGTGGCCACTCTTGAACTGCTAAAACCGCTACACGACCCGGAAACCGCTTACCGGGTTATTGCCGAACGGGCGATGAATCGTCGTTTAGAAGGCGGCTGTCAGGTGCCTATCGCCTGCTTCGCCACCCTTAACGATGCCGGCGATGAACTCTACCTACGCGGACTGGTTGCCAGTACCGATGGCACCGAGATTCTGCGGGACGAACTGCGTAACAGCCCGGATAATGCTGAAGCGATGGGTATCGAGCTGGCTGAACGCCTGCTGGATGCCGGCGCTGCAAAAATTCTGGCGGCCGTTTATCAGCAGAATGCCTAAACCCCGGATACTGGTCACCCGGCCTGCACATCAGGCGGCCGGGCAAGCAGCATTACTGGAAGGTTCAGGCCTTGAGCCGGTGCTATTACCCCTACTGGAGATCACACCGGTAGACGCATCGGATCCTGACTTTAACCTGCTAAAAAGCAAAGTGATGGATCTCGATCTATATCACAAAGTTATTTTTATCAGTGCTAATGCCGTCACCTGTGGCATCGACCTGATAGACCAGTACTGGCCACAATTACCCATCGGTATCGAATGGCTGGCAATTGGCCGTCAGACAGCGGCGCAACTCAATAGCCTTGGCATCACCGCCACTCAACCCTCGAACGGCTATGATTCTGAAGCGCTTCTCTCCCTCCCTCAATTACAGCAGATTGCGACTGATAAGATTCTGATCATGCGCGGCAAAGGTGGCCGGGAAACCCTCGCTGAGCAGCTGAGTCAGCGCGGCGCAATAGTTGAGTACGCCGACCTTTACCGTCGCACTGCACCACACTATACCTCTGAACAGATCAGCAGTATTATCAGTAATACCAACAACAGTAGCGCCCGAGCCGCCCCCCTTGCCGCCGTATTAATTACCAGCGGAGAAGCGCTCAATAATCTGACGCAACTGATGACAGAGCACAGTTTTAAGCCGCTTCTGCATACAACATTGGTTGTACCCAGTGAGCGAGTCGCACGAATTGCAGCCGAGTTAGGCTATACTCGAGTTATTACCGCCAGCGGGCCGGACAATCAGGCGATGGCAGAAACAGTTTTATCGACTATCGATATGGATGACAGAACATGAAAAAAAGCGGGAATAACAATCCAGCCACTTCCGATAAACAAGATGAAGTGATTGAGGGAGAACTGATCGAAAAGGAGAGCTCCCCCGCCAATACCGAAGAAAAATCGGCTAAAAAGCCGGTAGAGAAGCCGACAACAAAAGAAAAAACGGCTAGCAAACAGAAAAAATCTCCCCCTAAAGAACCCGAACAGCCAGACACACAGCCGCCTAAACAAAAGCCGAGCTGGGCTGGCAGAATCGCACTTCTGCTGGCATTGATTGCACTGGCCGGTGTGGGTTACCTGTATTGGCTCCAGCTTCAGGCTGGTTCTGTCATGGAACAACGTCAACAAGAAGCTGCAACTAAACTGAATAGTTCGATGGAAGGCGGTCAGCAACAGCTGAAACAGCAGATCAGCTCACTGACTCAGAAACTATCAACCCTGGAAGGCAAGGCTGCTAAAGAGCAAAGCAACATTGCTGAACTGCAAAATCGTCTGACACGCAGTATCCAGCAGGTCACCGCCGAACAGAAAAATACCCGTGAAGACTGGTTACTGGCAGAAGTTGAATACCTGCTGCGGCTCGCCAATCAACGGGTACTGATGGAACAGACACCTAAAGGCGCATTACAGTTGTTACGCTCTGCCGACAAGATCCTGAGCGAAACCGACGATGTCACCATCTACGCAATACGTAAAGCTGTCGCAGCGGATATCGCCGCCCTTGAAGCCGTACCCGAGCTGGATACCGAGGGAGTTTTCCTACGACTGGGCGCACTCAACGCTCAGGTCGATCAGCTTCAGGTTGTACCGCTAACCGAGCAGCATAAATTGCCAGAACTGGTGAACGAAGTAACCAGCGACGAGTTCGCTTCTACCTGGGGTGCGGATATGAAGCAGGCCTGGGCTACTGTCGCCAGCAAGTTCGATCAACTGGTCGTTATCCAGGATCGCAGCGAACCGGTAGAGCCTCTGCTCTCCCCCCAGCAAAGCTACTACCTGCAGCAAAATCTGCACCTGATGCTTGAACAGGCACAACTTTCTCTGCTTCAGCACAAGCCAAAGAGCTACCTTAACAGCCTGACGAAAGCGCAACAGTGGGTAGGCACTTACTTTGAGCAAAATCACAGTAACACCCAGGCCTTGCTGAAAGCCCTGAAAGATCTTGAACAGGTTCAGGTTGCCCCACAGATGCCGAATATTTCTGGTTCTCTGGCCACCCTGAAAAGCTACCTCAAACAGATGCGTACGCTGAAAGAGGGAGCTGCCTGATGAAACGCATATTTATCCTGCTGCTGGTCATTATGTTTGCCGGCACCTGGCTCGGCCAGAAGATGATCCAGGACTCAGGCTATACTCTGCTTGCCTATGGCCAGACCACGATAGAAATGAGCCTATGGGTATTTATGGTAATAGCCGTCGCGCTGTTCTTTGCCCTTCACTGGGGCTTAAACCTGCTCAGTCGCTCGCTTAAGTCAGGCACAACGCTAAGACTCTGGAGCGGCAGCCGCAAAAGCCGGATCGCCCATAACAAAACCCTTAAAGGTTTAATCGCTCTGTCAGAGGGCAACTGGTGGAAGGCTCAGCGCTTGCTGACTCTGTCAGCCGATAACGCTGATCTGCCACTGATTAATTATCTGGCTGCCGCCCGTGCAGCACAGGAGCAGGGCGACGACGATGTCTGCGATGAACTGTTACAGAAAGCCAGAGCCTCAGCC
The genomic region above belongs to Amphritea japonica ATCC BAA-1530 and contains:
- a CDS encoding 5-formyltetrahydrofolate cyclo-ligase, giving the protein MTQATDFKKNLRRQMRKARRSLKPVQQRQHARGLLATIRRLTQFRRSQNIALYLPSDGEISPEEVIHYCRKFGKQCYLPVLHPVRHNRLWFIAYNKETVLVNNIYGIKEPPLIKAPRRPAWALDLVLLPLVAFDEEGGRLGMGGGYYDRTFAFKQSWRKERGTRLIGLAHDLQKADRLKTESWDIPLEGVATEKSFYNARR
- a CDS encoding AEC family transporter translates to MNEILTALWPIFALVCVGHAIRRGGFPGDGFWEPAEKLIYFLLFPVLLIYKLSLADVGAVPIGEVALAVILLLAAGTSLLVAVQWIKPLENSSFTSVYQGGMRFNTYVGLAASAALFGDEGLAVAAVVMAVMVPLLNLLCVLVFSFYTRKEAGLLSVLLALVKNPLIIACVVGISLNISGVGLPWALASVAGLLSGVALPLGLLAVGAGLNLSALRKTGGSVIYSSAVKLLLFPCLMLLICGLFVESLLVAQVLLMFSALPTASTAYVLARQLGGDAQLMAAIITGQILISMATMPFVLAFFPAFL
- a CDS encoding glycine cleavage system protein R, translated to MTSLVLTVIAPDKPGLVEQLSQTIATHGGNWLESNMSRLAGKFAGILIVSVATEQSESLQNALQALESQGLKVTVESSQEQAAGAQGSSISLELIGHDKPGIVRDISHALSRFNINVERLSTELVSGSMSAEELFKAEADLTVPANVDLDDLQQSLEDIASDLMVDITLN
- a CDS encoding cell division protein ZapA, producing MSNAPRNISVSLMGKDYVVACPPEAEPELLKAAAYLDQKMLEIKASGRIIGTEKVAVMAALNIAYELHNKQTSEQQTISGRLGELSKLIEATLPSAK
- a CDS encoding uroporphyrinogen-III synthase, which encodes MPKPRILVTRPAHQAAGQAALLEGSGLEPVLLPLLEITPVDASDPDFNLLKSKVMDLDLYHKVIFISANAVTCGIDLIDQYWPQLPIGIEWLAIGRQTAAQLNSLGITATQPSNGYDSEALLSLPQLQQIATDKILIMRGKGGRETLAEQLSQRGAIVEYADLYRRTAPHYTSEQISSIISNTNNSSARAAPLAAVLITSGEALNNLTQLMTEHSFKPLLHTTLVVPSERVARIAAELGYTRVITASGPDNQAMAETVLSTIDMDDRT
- the argH gene encoding argininosuccinate lyase; protein product: MSEEQTNQQWGGRFNEPTDAFVARFTASVQFDQRMYKQDIEGSVAHAKMLTKVGVLTEAECADILQGLSEIQSDIESGNFEWSIELEDVHMNIEAALTKKIGVTGKKLHTGRSRNDQVATDIRLYVREEVDHVLAEIIRLQQGIIGLARQEADTVMPGFTHLQTAQPVTFGHHLMAWFEMLSRDYERFADCRKRVNILPLGAAALAGTTYPIDRQMTTELLGFTAPTENSLDSVSDRDFAIEFCAASSIMMMHMTRYSEELVMWASAQFNFINLPDRFCTGSSIMPQKKNPDVPELVRGKSGRVYGHLMSLLTLMKSQPLAYNKDNQEDKEPLFDAIDTIKGCLRAFADMVPAIEAKRENMREAALRGFSTATDLADYVVRKGIPFRDAHEIVGKAVAYGIEQNKDLGEMTLEELQQFSDQITADVFDVLTLDGSVSARDHIGGTAPNQVRKACDRAERMLSARS
- a CDS encoding uroporphyrinogen-III C-methyltransferase — encoded protein: MKKSGNNNPATSDKQDEVIEGELIEKESSPANTEEKSAKKPVEKPTTKEKTASKQKKSPPKEPEQPDTQPPKQKPSWAGRIALLLALIALAGVGYLYWLQLQAGSVMEQRQQEAATKLNSSMEGGQQQLKQQISSLTQKLSTLEGKAAKEQSNIAELQNRLTRSIQQVTAEQKNTREDWLLAEVEYLLRLANQRVLMEQTPKGALQLLRSADKILSETDDVTIYAIRKAVAADIAALEAVPELDTEGVFLRLGALNAQVDQLQVVPLTEQHKLPELVNEVTSDEFASTWGADMKQAWATVASKFDQLVVIQDRSEPVEPLLSPQQSYYLQQNLHLMLEQAQLSLLQHKPKSYLNSLTKAQQWVGTYFEQNHSNTQALLKALKDLEQVQVAPQMPNISGSLATLKSYLKQMRTLKEGAA
- the hemC gene encoding hydroxymethylbilane synthase; this translates as MTDKVVRIATRESPLALWQAEYVKAELEKFHPGIKVELLGMTTKGDVLLDSPLSKIGGKGLFVKELEVAMLANEADIAVHSMKDVPMEFPEGLGLAVICPREKPTDAFVSNNYKVLDDLPQGAVVGTSSLRREAQIRAKRPDLQIKTLRGNVNTRLRKLDEGQYDAIILATAGLMRLKMHDRIASEITPEESLPAGGQGAVGIECRLNDVATLELLKPLHDPETAYRVIAERAMNRRLEGGCQVPIACFATLNDAGDELYLRGLVASTDGTEILRDELRNSPDNAEAMGIELAERLLDAGAAKILAAVYQQNA